The DNA window CGCTCGAAAAGCGTGACGCGGTGGCCGCGTTCGGTGGCGACGCGGGCGGCCTCCAGGCCCGCCGGTCCGCCGCCGATCACCACCACACGCTTGGTGCGGGCCGCGCGCGCCGCGGACAGTTGTCGCTCCTTGCCGGTGCGCGGATTGACGGCGCAGTCGACCGAGAAGCGCTGTTCCATTGCGTCGATGCAGTTTTCGCAGGAGATGCACTTACGGACCCGGTGAGCTTCCCCGGACAGAACTTTGCGGGGCAAGTCCGGGTCAGCCAGCATCGGACGCCCCATGGCGATGAAATCGGCACGGCCGTCGGCCAGGATCTGTTCGGCGCGGGCCGGTTCGTGAATGCGGCCGACGGCGATCACCGGCACGTCGACCACTTGCTTGACGGCGGCCGCGGCGCCGACGTTGAGTTCGTCGCCGTCGTCGGCGCCGTTGACCATACCGGTGACCAGCCGATCGATGACCCCCCCGCTGACGTGGAACGCGTCGACGCCGGCGGCGACGAGTTGGGGTGCCAGCCGGGCGGTTTCGTAGATGGCCCGGCCACCGGCGACGCGTTCGTACCCGGAGATGCGCAGCGTGATCGGCAGGGCATCGCCGACCTCGGAGCGGATCGCGGCCAGCGCCTCGAGCACCACCCGTACCCGGCCGCGCGCCGAGTCGCCGCGATAGTCGTCGGTGCGCCGATTGCGTTGCGGGGCAAGGAAAGATCCCAGCAGCATGTAGCCATGCGCGGCGTGCAGCTCGATGCCGTCGTAGCCGGCCTCGACGGCACGCCGGGCCGCGGCCTTGAACAGATCGAGCACCGCGGCGAGCTGCTGTGTGGTGATCTCGGCCGACGGCCGCCCGGTGAGGTAGGACGGAATCACCGACGGGCCCAGCGAGGTGACCCCGAAGATCTCGGGCCCCAGGCCGTCGGGCCCGGCGTGCACGATCTGGGGCTGGATCTTGGCGCCGTGCTCGTGCACCGCCTCCACCAACGCCCGGTGCGCACCCACCGCGTCATCGGTGCCCAGATGCAAACCCCCGGGAGTCTCGGGGTGGTGGTGGTCAACCCCGGTGGCGCCCAACGTGATCAGCCCGACCCCGCCGCGGGCGCGCGCCGCGAAATAGTCGCGGGTGCGCTCCGACGGCAGCCCGTCCGGTGTGCCGTACATCGTCTCCATCGGAGACATGACCATGCGGTTGCGCACCGTCATGGCGCCGATTCGTCCCGGCGCCATGAGGTGGCCGAAGCCGGTCACTGAATGGACGCGGCCGATGACCGGTGGTTTACCGGTCGGCGTCGGTGAACCGGATGACGCCGCGAATGTTCTTGCCGTCCAGCATGTCCTGGTAGCCGTCGTTGATCTGCTCCAGCTTGTACTGGCGGGTGATCATGTCGTCCAGGTTCAGCTTGCCGGCCTTGTACATCGACAGCAGCTGCGGGATGTCGTACTGCGGGTTGCCGCCACCGAAGATGGTGCCCTGCAGGTTCTTCTGCATCAGGGTCAGCATCGCCAGGTTCAGGTTGACGTTGGTGTCCAGCAGGCTGCCGATGGCGGTCAGCACGCAGGTGCCGCCCTTTTGGGTGATGTTCAGGTAGTTGTCCACGTCGGCGCCGTGCAGCTCGCCCACGGTGACCACGACCTTGTGGGCCATCAGGCCGTAGGTGACCTCGGCCATGCCCGCCATCGCGGCCATGATGTCGGGGTAGACGTGGGTGGCGCCGAACTTCAGCGCCTGGTCGCGCTTCCACTCAACCGGGTCGATCGCGAAGATGTAGCGCGCGCCGGCGTTGGCGGCTCCCTGCAGCGCCGCCATGCCGACCCCGCCGACGCCGACGATGGCGACGTCCTGCCCGGGCCGGATGTCAGCGGTGCGGACCGACGAACCGTAGCCGGTGGTGACGCCGCAGCCGACCAGCGCGGCGACCTCGAACGGGACCGACGGGTCGATCTTCACCACCGAGCTGCGGTGCACGACCATGTACGGCGAGAACG is part of the Mycobacterium mantenii genome and encodes:
- a CDS encoding NAD(P)/FAD-dependent oxidoreductase, yielding MAPGRIGAMTVRNRMVMSPMETMYGTPDGLPSERTRDYFAARARGGVGLITLGATGVDHHHPETPGGLHLGTDDAVGAHRALVEAVHEHGAKIQPQIVHAGPDGLGPEIFGVTSLGPSVIPSYLTGRPSAEITTQQLAAVLDLFKAAARRAVEAGYDGIELHAAHGYMLLGSFLAPQRNRRTDDYRGDSARGRVRVVLEALAAIRSEVGDALPITLRISGYERVAGGRAIYETARLAPQLVAAGVDAFHVSGGVIDRLVTGMVNGADDGDELNVGAAAAVKQVVDVPVIAVGRIHEPARAEQILADGRADFIAMGRPMLADPDLPRKVLSGEAHRVRKCISCENCIDAMEQRFSVDCAVNPRTGKERQLSAARAARTKRVVVIGGGPAGLEAARVATERGHRVTLFERSAALGGALRWASVLHPENQPFLRYLCDELKAGTTEVRLGHAASVHDVVAAAPDAVVVATGGRVAVPPIPGADHAHVLTGPGLRELLGGRAQSGAAAWQRVGASALSGWRQRLVRAAAIRFASRAWMPLGRRVVIVGGDLVALELAEFLAGRGRWVTILEAGRDIAPEVGNKRKTEHMDRLDRLVVTVHVRAATDRITADAVVFTPDGGTTRQLGADSVVLAGTVEPDTTLFDALAGALPGAEVHAAGDCTGLGLIRKATEEGARAACAI
- a CDS encoding NDMA-dependent alcohol dehydrogenase — encoded protein: MKTKGALIWEFNQPWSIEEIEIGDPQAHEVKIQMEAAGMCHSDHHLVTGGIPMAGFPVLGGHEGAGIVTEVGPGVEDIAPGDHVVLSFIPSCGQCPTCQAGMRNLCDLGAGLLGGEAVSDGTFRIQARGQNVYPMTLLGTFSPYMVVHRSSVVKIDPSVPFEVAALVGCGVTTGYGSSVRTADIRPGQDVAIVGVGGVGMAALQGAANAGARYIFAIDPVEWKRDQALKFGATHVYPDIMAAMAGMAEVTYGLMAHKVVVTVGELHGADVDNYLNITQKGGTCVLTAIGSLLDTNVNLNLAMLTLMQKNLQGTIFGGGNPQYDIPQLLSMYKAGKLNLDDMITRQYKLEQINDGYQDMLDGKNIRGVIRFTDADR